In Phaseolus vulgaris cultivar G19833 chromosome 7, P. vulgaris v2.0, whole genome shotgun sequence, the genomic stretch ATCAGAGCTATCAGAGAATTTAGGGGAAATGATGATCAAAGAAGATGAAACAATCTTATCAACAGCCAAAGAACAACCAGGTGAAAGGATGAACAGAGACAAAGACAACTATGGAAGCGAACATGACAACCCCAAAGAGTGGTTGAACCTGAACATAGGAGGCACTTCACTCTCAACTGCTGCAGACCCTGATTTACAATCAAGACCAGCCACTGCAAAAGTTTTTTCATGCAACTTCTGCAAGAGGAAGTTCTTCAGTTCACAGGCATTAGGAGGTCATCAAAACGCCCACAAGAGGGAAAGGGGAGCTGCCAGAAGGTACCAATCACAGAGGTCAATGACAATAATGGGCTTCTCCGTGAACACACCAACTATTCTTCGATCACTCGGTGTACAGCCCCATTCACTCGTGCATAAGCCATGCAGAGGTGGTACTGTGCTGGCACCCAGCTTTCATGATGCACATGCAAGGCTTGGGATGGCTTGGGCACCTTTCTCGTCAGAGGATCAAACAGATCTGGTATGGCCAGGTAGCTTTCGCTTGGTTGCACAACAACCCCAGCCACCACAGGAGCCACTCAACATTGATTTAGACCTCAGACTCTGATAGTTGTTGGCCTCACCTTGCAGTGTTATCATCCTTTTTCAGCCTCAAGAGCTTGGTCCTTAACCTAATGACGGGGAAAAACACAGGTAGAAGACACTTAACCTGGAAGAGTCAATAACTATGATCACGGTACAGCATAGTATGTGCTACGAGATTTGTAGTTTCAACTGTCTATATTTGACTACATGTTTAGCACCAGAAACCCAAATTATGACACGCTAGCTATCTATTTTAGTTCCTTGAAGTTGATATAATTTCCTATATGCAGTGCTCACTTGTCATGTTAATGACAGATATTTTGCTTTTCGACATTAAATCCAGATTTTCATCCTGCATGTACATACCACAAACACTTTGTGGGTGCTAGGCAAGTTCAGTATGGGGATGCTTCCAACATATGTAAAGCCTCAGTTCCTAACCTTAGATTTTAATAAGAGATGACAAATTCGAATGAAACTTTCCAAAAAGACAGTTGTTACTACTAACGTCCTTGTACAGAGAAAATTCATGATTTATTACATTAAGCTAAAGTCCCTATGATTTTCATTCAAACTTCAAAATTAATAGTATTTCACAAATCATTGCTGTTCTGGCATTACAAATCCTGGAATTGACTCTGATCAAAATACGCTTTTCTTTTGCCAATATTAGAGTACGAGATATTCCCACTTTGCTCACCCTACGTGATGCTTTATTATCTATCCCCACGCTTTACTCTGAAATAACAATCCAATTGGGTAGAAAGTGAGATCTACAACAACCATTCTCTTGTTTAAAAATGGCATTTTGTGAACAGAATTCACGAAGATACTAAGACATCCTGGAAAAGCCTTCCATATGCCTAATGTGAATGTTAGTGCGAGCACTCGCTCGGTTCCATGCATTTCCTTTTTCCCAACGACTTTAGCATCTTTAAAATGAAAGATTATACTTTGGAGAAAAAAGTGAAAAGTTGTAGatgttataaattataaagttACTTAAATGTCAACCTATAACTTATAAGTAATAACTATATCATCTCATTTTTTCATGTGAAATGAGTCCCTCGCCTTAAAGTTGGATCCCCCCCAACCTTTCGTACAAAAACAACATCTAACATTAAAGTTGTTTCTTATCTCATAAGAAGCAATTTATGGTTTCTAACAGCCagataaaatatgaataaaatatgaACATAACAATTGACCAGAAACCCTTATCCGCTATGGGAATTTACAGTCTTATAACTTAAGAGGAAATTACAAACTTTTTTGTCGTATGCATTATGATGGGGAGTTTCTGGCTGATGAAGCTTGGATCGCCGTACGCACCAGAATCAAAAGGATGCTCTTGCTGCATTAATAAGACAGTCAAGTGCAATGAAAAAGGTGTTCAACAATAAATTGTAACTTATAAATGATAGCCACAACAAAGAAAACTATATAGAGACAAAACCGGTAAAAGAATGAGGAAAGCATGGGAACAAAAAGGTAAATCTAATTTGATACAAGAAAAAACTAATCAGAGCAACTAAAATAAAGCCTATCACAGCAACCAGTCACTGGCCCGGCTGTCATTGTCACAGGGCTTGGAAAGAGACACATAGGAGTGTTATGACGCTAGATGGTCTAGTCACTGCTAGATAGTCTAATATCTCACTAGACGGTCTCATGATAAGAGAGTCTACAAGGTTTTGATGGTAACAAACACTATACAATATGTTAAAGTTATAATAAAGTCACTTCATGTGCAgaacttaaaataaatacattacgAGATTAAACATATTAGACGATCCTACAATGTTACACCTGTTAGATGGTCTCAAAGACATCAACACGTTAGGCGGTCTAATCTTCATTTTCACAATAGATGGTCTAACGCATCATTTCATGAACACTCTGAACTCAATCTTTGTGTtcttaaatatatttctaattatccTTGAATGTTTTCAAAACTCAATTTGATATAATTAATTCGTTTGaatcaaaaaatttattcaacGTCTTAATTAAACCATTCTATTCAAAGTTTAACAAGGGAAAAAAAGATCTTGACTTTGTTGTATGAGGACAAGGGAAATACTCATATCGTAGGATATTGTAATGCAGCTTGGATTGGCTATCTCATTGACAGAAGATCCACCACAAGATATTGTGTATTTATTGGAGGGAATATTATTTCCTGGAAAAGCAAGAAATGATGTGTTGTTGTTTGGCCGAGTGCAAAATTTGAATATAGATCTATGGCTTTAGACACTTGTGAACTTGTATGGATTAAACAACTCCTTTAAGAGTTGAAATTTTGTGATTTAAGCAAATGAAGTTGTACTGTAGGCAGCCCTTCATGAGAGAACCAAACAACATATTGAT encodes the following:
- the LOC137828241 gene encoding zinc finger protein 7-like — translated: MMIKEDETILSTAKEQPGERMNRDKDNYGSEHDNPKEWLNLNIGGTSLSTAADPDLQSRPATAKVFSCNFCKRKFFSSQALGGHQNAHKRERGAARRYQSQRSMTIMGFSVNTPTILRSLGVQPHSLVHKPCRGGTVLAPSFHDAHARLGMAWAPFSSEDQTDLVWPGSFRLVAQQPQPPQEPLNIDLDLRL